In Halosegnis marinus, one genomic interval encodes:
- a CDS encoding DUF2240 family protein: MSLRVAVAVPFRAAGSRRMAESSFVVDLSLDRDWFSPDQAKRLVDVAASEGLLDREGDELVAGFDPDGVSVPEGFHPDESVLQQRSVFEKTLGACVEAGVEKQEAVAGINRLQADLAVTIETAAILYARRRGIDVAAETDAALADL; this comes from the coding sequence ATGAGCCTCCGCGTCGCCGTCGCCGTCCCCTTCCGGGCCGCGGGGAGCCGCCGGATGGCCGAGAGCAGCTTCGTCGTCGACCTCTCGCTCGACCGCGACTGGTTCTCCCCCGACCAGGCGAAGCGGCTGGTCGACGTGGCCGCGAGCGAGGGGCTGCTCGACCGCGAGGGCGACGAACTCGTCGCCGGCTTCGACCCCGACGGCGTGTCGGTCCCCGAGGGCTTCCACCCCGACGAGTCCGTGCTCCAGCAACGGTCCGTGTTCGAGAAGACGCTCGGCGCCTGCGTCGAGGCCGGCGTCGAGAAGCAGGAGGCCGTCGCGGGCATCAACCGCCTGCAGGCCGACCTCGCGGTCACCATCGAGACGGCCGCGATACTGTACGCCCGCCGCCGCGGCATCGACGTGGCGGCCGAAACCGACGCGGCCCTCGCCGACCTCTGA
- a CDS encoding 30S ribosomal protein S8e yields the protein MKSHGRSTTKRTGGRRRPNHKKRKHELGSSPTETRVGDRKLKVVETRGGTQKIRAIQNDVATVATGDGETVSVEIENVSENEANPNYVRRNIVTKGAIVDTPEGRARVTSRPGQDGQINAVLLDE from the coding sequence ATGAAGAGCCACGGACGTTCCACGACGAAGCGGACCGGCGGGCGACGGCGACCGAACCACAAGAAGCGCAAGCACGAACTCGGCTCCTCGCCGACCGAGACCCGCGTCGGCGACCGGAAGCTGAAGGTCGTCGAGACGCGCGGCGGCACGCAGAAGATTCGCGCAATCCAGAACGACGTGGCGACGGTCGCGACCGGCGACGGCGAGACCGTCAGCGTCGAGATCGAGAACGTCTCCGAGAACGAGGCGAACCCGAACTACGTCCGCCGGAACATCGTGACGAAGGGCGCCATCGTCGATACGCCCGAGGGGCGCGCCCGCGTCACCTCCCGCCCGGGCCAGGACGGGCAGATCAACGCCGTCCTCCTCGACGAGTAA
- a CDS encoding phosphate uptake regulator PhoU, producing METRKVQVTGGSTYTVSLPKDWATANGVSGGSVVEFHPEDDALLLTPRRDEEKVEGTLDITGLEGDQLTRAVMTMYVSGFDIITLEAPRISAGQRRTIRDATQGLVGLEVIGETSEHVQLQDLLDSSELSVHNAVTRMRLVATTMLADAVDALVENDADLAADVVQRDDDVNRLYYMVSRVFRSVLRDPSTAAEVGLDRETAFDYHSCARQLERVADHASKIAQNAQELDAPPEAVADELRSLHDAAVAVIERAMDAMLAEDSDEATRLANEARQSVDDVDALVRETDALLLDLDPQEAQLLGLVVDSLSRAGDYGGNIAETALQKAAPKP from the coding sequence ATGGAGACGCGAAAGGTGCAGGTGACGGGTGGGTCGACGTACACCGTGAGCCTCCCGAAGGACTGGGCGACGGCGAACGGCGTCAGCGGGGGGAGCGTGGTGGAGTTCCACCCCGAGGACGACGCCCTGCTTCTCACCCCGCGCCGCGACGAGGAGAAGGTCGAGGGGACCCTCGACATCACCGGCCTGGAGGGGGACCAGCTCACGCGCGCCGTGATGACGATGTACGTCAGCGGCTTCGACATCATCACGCTGGAGGCGCCCCGCATCAGCGCCGGCCAGCGCCGGACCATCCGCGACGCGACCCAGGGGCTCGTCGGGCTGGAGGTCATCGGCGAGACGAGCGAACACGTCCAGCTCCAGGACCTGCTCGACTCCTCGGAGCTGTCCGTCCACAACGCCGTCACGCGGATGCGGCTCGTGGCGACGACGATGCTCGCCGACGCCGTGGACGCGCTCGTGGAGAACGACGCGGACCTCGCGGCCGACGTGGTCCAGCGCGACGACGACGTGAACCGCCTCTACTACATGGTCTCGCGGGTGTTCCGCTCCGTCCTGCGCGACCCCTCCACCGCGGCGGAGGTCGGCCTCGACCGCGAGACGGCCTTCGACTACCACTCGTGTGCCCGCCAGCTCGAACGGGTCGCGGACCACGCCTCGAAGATCGCCCAGAACGCCCAGGAGCTCGACGCACCCCCCGAGGCGGTCGCCGACGAACTCCGGTCGCTCCACGACGCGGCCGTCGCCGTCATCGAGCGCGCGATGGACGCGATGCTGGCCGAGGACTCCGACGAGGCGACCCGGCTCGCCAACGAGGCCCGCCAATCCGTCGACGACGTGGACGCGCTCGTCCGCGAGACGGACGCGCTGCTGCTCGACCTCGACCCCCAGGAGGCGCAGTTGCTCGGCCTCGTCGTCGACTCGCTGTCGCGGGCCGGCGACTACGGCGGCAACATCGCCGAGACGGCGCTCCAGAAGGCCGCGCCGAAGCCGTAG
- a CDS encoding PstS family phosphate ABC transporter substrate-binding protein produces MADETPYSRRQFLGATGTAAGALALAGCTQTTGGESEGLSGDVDIAGSSTVFPLATAFGESFSADHPDVNVNVQSTGSGGGFANFFCPGETDFNNASRPIQPEEEEQCASNGVEPVELTVATDAVTVVVNNDNDWATELTVEQLREIWSAESPPTTWSDIDGSWPDEEIELFGPSDASGTYDYFIEAILGEEGPGHRQDYAATEQDRNIIQGVGGSEYAVGYLGFAYYSQNSDAVTAVAIDDGDGPVEPSLETAKSGEYTPLARPLFTYPKKSALAEEHIAEFARYFVENTTNEEVVANEVGYVPLSEEEQAEQMDVLETAIEEASGN; encoded by the coding sequence ATGGCAGACGAGACACCGTACTCGCGTCGTCAGTTCCTCGGAGCGACCGGCACGGCGGCGGGCGCGCTCGCGCTCGCCGGCTGTACTCAGACCACCGGCGGCGAGTCGGAGGGGCTCTCCGGCGACGTGGACATCGCGGGGTCCTCGACGGTGTTCCCGCTCGCGACCGCGTTCGGGGAGTCGTTCAGCGCCGACCACCCGGACGTGAACGTCAACGTCCAGTCCACCGGGTCGGGCGGCGGCTTCGCGAACTTCTTCTGTCCCGGCGAGACGGACTTCAACAACGCCTCGCGCCCCATCCAGCCCGAGGAGGAGGAGCAGTGCGCCTCGAACGGCGTCGAGCCGGTCGAACTGACCGTCGCGACCGACGCGGTCACCGTCGTCGTCAACAACGACAACGACTGGGCGACGGAGCTCACGGTCGAACAGCTCCGGGAGATATGGTCCGCGGAGTCGCCCCCGACGACGTGGAGCGACATCGACGGCTCGTGGCCGGACGAGGAGATAGAGCTGTTCGGTCCCTCGGACGCCTCGGGCACGTACGACTACTTCATCGAGGCGATACTCGGCGAGGAGGGGCCGGGCCACCGCCAGGACTACGCCGCGACGGAGCAGGACCGCAACATCATTCAGGGCGTCGGCGGCTCGGAGTACGCCGTCGGCTACCTCGGCTTCGCGTACTACAGCCAGAACAGCGACGCCGTGACCGCGGTCGCCATCGACGACGGCGACGGCCCGGTCGAGCCCTCGCTGGAGACGGCGAAGTCCGGCGAGTACACCCCGCTCGCGCGGCCGCTGTTCACCTACCCGAAGAAGTCCGCGCTCGCGGAGGAACACATCGCGGAGTTCGCGCGCTACTTCGTCGAGAACACGACGAACGAGGAGGTCGTCGCGAACGAGGTCGGCTACGTCCCGCTCTCGGAGGAGGAACAGGCCGAACAGATGGACGTCCTCGAGACCGCCATCGAGGAGGCGAGCGGCAACTGA
- the pstC gene encoding phosphate ABC transporter permease subunit PstC — MSTDDFTDDLTRNTANAPEELATRAFFFVCAALSIITTVSIVVLLVTEAAKFFSVSAPLVGFQGETVALLDFVTGTTWEINNNEFGVLALVSATVFVTVGSAVIALPLGVGTAIYLSEYATPRARSVLKPALEILAGVPTVVYGFFALIYITPAIQWVFPETGTFNIAAASVVVGIMIIPMVASISEDAMSAVPDELRQAGYGMGATKFDVSTGIVVPAALSGIVSSFILALSRAIGETMAVTVAAGSQAAFLDPVPSSFLEGALPMTAAMIKLLLSDITGGGLAYRSLFAIGLTLFVITLAMNVVSDLVAQRYREEY, encoded by the coding sequence ATGAGCACGGACGACTTCACGGACGACCTGACACGGAACACGGCGAACGCGCCCGAGGAGTTGGCCACGCGCGCCTTCTTCTTCGTCTGTGCCGCCCTGTCGATCATCACGACGGTCAGCATCGTCGTGCTGCTGGTGACGGAGGCCGCGAAGTTCTTCTCCGTCTCCGCCCCGCTGGTGGGGTTCCAGGGGGAGACCGTCGCGCTCCTCGACTTCGTCACCGGGACGACGTGGGAGATAAACAACAACGAGTTCGGCGTGCTCGCGCTCGTCTCCGCCACGGTGTTCGTCACCGTCGGGTCGGCCGTCATCGCGCTCCCGCTGGGCGTCGGGACGGCCATCTACCTCAGCGAGTACGCGACCCCGCGGGCGCGGTCCGTGCTCAAGCCCGCGCTGGAGATACTCGCGGGCGTCCCGACGGTCGTCTACGGCTTCTTCGCGCTCATCTACATCACGCCGGCCATCCAGTGGGTGTTCCCCGAGACGGGGACGTTCAACATCGCCGCGGCGAGCGTCGTGGTCGGCATCATGATAATCCCGATGGTCGCCTCCATCAGCGAGGACGCCATGTCGGCCGTGCCGGACGAACTCAGACAGGCCGGCTACGGGATGGGTGCGACGAAGTTCGACGTCTCGACCGGCATCGTCGTCCCCGCCGCGCTGTCGGGCATCGTCTCCTCGTTCATCCTCGCGCTGTCGCGCGCCATCGGCGAGACGATGGCCGTGACGGTCGCCGCCGGCTCGCAGGCGGCCTTCCTCGACCCGGTGCCGAGCTCCTTCCTCGAAGGGGCGCTGCCGATGACCGCCGCCATGATCAAACTGCTGCTCAGCGACATCACGGGCGGGGGGCTCGCCTACCGGAGCCTCTTCGCCATCGGACTGACCCTGTTCGTCATCACGCTCGCGATGAACGTGGTCAGCGACCTCGTCGCACAGCGCTACCGGGAGGAGTACTGA
- the pstA gene encoding phosphate ABC transporter permease PstA — protein sequence MATDSAVVEGFGRVSRTAGTVFRYLLLAATLFGLVALTVLLVFVFNDAVQPFTADPGWHLTYFLTLVVPSLAVGGYLFARNRAALRTGLTTIGLLVVSLMFAGGVGMIFVDIVSPIVWFAYVLALAIPTAVVYGVRRAGLDLPFVARVGGAVLLYYLSLFGLPGPVGSLAGVPSVVPGVAGLVQSIPVLPVDWMLLTVAFVLPAAALVGRSARGRAGGRAGLVAGGAALAAAVVAAVAGPFVGVTSVPALVLVVVVGFPTATYVSGVARGPERAGLLVPGVLVGGALAGAVAVEALGFAGPASWVDWQFLTSAHSSTAENAGLYPAIGGSILLMITVAVLSFPLGVGAAVYLEEYAPDNRLTRLIDVNISNLAGVPSVVYGLLGLGVFIRYLGSPTGTVLVGGATLALLILPIVIISSREAIRSVPNDVRQASYGMGATRWQTVKNVVLPRAFPGILTGTILALGRAIGETAPLIMIGAPDVLFSLPTDLSSKVSAMPLQVFAWASLYAGPDFWQKAVPAGVVVLVSALLAMNSVAIALRNKYQQDN from the coding sequence ATGGCGACCGACAGCGCCGTCGTGGAGGGGTTCGGCCGGGTCAGCCGCACCGCCGGAACCGTGTTCCGGTACCTGCTGTTGGCCGCGACGCTGTTCGGCCTGGTCGCGCTCACCGTCCTCCTCGTCTTCGTCTTCAACGACGCCGTCCAGCCGTTCACCGCCGACCCCGGCTGGCACCTCACCTACTTCCTCACGCTCGTCGTGCCGTCGCTCGCCGTCGGAGGCTACCTGTTCGCGCGGAACCGCGCCGCGCTCCGGACCGGCCTGACGACCATCGGCCTCCTCGTCGTCTCGCTCATGTTCGCGGGCGGCGTCGGGATGATATTCGTCGACATCGTCTCGCCCATCGTCTGGTTCGCGTACGTCCTCGCGCTCGCGATACCCACGGCCGTCGTCTACGGCGTCCGGCGGGCGGGCCTCGACCTGCCCTTCGTCGCGCGGGTCGGCGGCGCCGTCCTGCTCTACTACCTCTCCCTGTTCGGCCTGCCGGGGCCGGTCGGGAGCCTCGCGGGCGTCCCGAGCGTCGTGCCGGGCGTCGCGGGACTGGTCCAGTCGATACCGGTGCTCCCGGTGGACTGGATGCTCCTGACCGTGGCGTTCGTGCTCCCGGCCGCGGCGCTCGTCGGGCGGTCCGCCCGGGGTCGGGCGGGCGGCCGCGCGGGACTCGTCGCGGGGGGCGCGGCGCTCGCCGCGGCCGTCGTCGCGGCCGTCGCCGGCCCGTTCGTCGGCGTCACCTCGGTGCCCGCCCTCGTGCTGGTCGTCGTGGTCGGCTTCCCGACCGCGACGTACGTCTCCGGCGTCGCGCGCGGCCCGGAACGGGCGGGCCTCCTCGTGCCGGGCGTGCTGGTCGGGGGCGCGCTCGCCGGGGCCGTCGCCGTCGAGGCGCTCGGCTTCGCCGGCCCCGCCTCGTGGGTGGACTGGCAGTTCCTCACCAGCGCGCACAGCAGTACCGCGGAGAACGCCGGGCTCTACCCCGCCATCGGCGGGTCCATCCTCCTGATGATAACCGTCGCCGTGCTGTCGTTCCCGCTCGGCGTCGGCGCGGCGGTGTACCTGGAGGAGTACGCGCCGGACAACCGCCTCACGCGGCTCATCGACGTGAACATCTCCAACCTCGCGGGCGTCCCCTCCGTCGTCTACGGCCTGCTCGGCCTCGGCGTCTTCATCCGCTACCTGGGGAGCCCGACCGGCACCGTCCTCGTCGGCGGCGCGACGCTCGCGCTGCTCATCCTCCCCATCGTCATTATCTCCTCGCGGGAGGCCATCCGCTCGGTTCCCAACGACGTCCGACAGGCCTCCTACGGGATGGGGGCGACCCGCTGGCAGACGGTGAAGAACGTCGTCCTGCCGCGGGCGTTCCCGGGTATCCTCACGGGGACCATCCTCGCGCTCGGGCGGGCCATCGGCGAGACGGCCCCGCTCATCATGATCGGCGCGCCCGACGTGCTGTTCTCGCTCCCGACCGACCTCTCCTCGAAGGTGTCGGCGATGCCGCTGCAGGTGTTCGCGTGGGCGAGCCTCTACGCCGGGCCGGACTTCTGGCAGAAGGCCGTCCCGGCCGGCGTCGTCGTCCTCGTGAGCGCGCTGCTCGCGATGAACTCGGTGGCCATCGCCCTCCGTAACAAGTACCAGCAGGACAACTGA
- the pstB gene encoding phosphate ABC transporter ATP-binding protein PstB → MTDETQQTADPRSEEPIVETDVSESVAGTGRGGPTRTVVEARDVDVYYNDVQALDGISLAIPENRVTAMIGPSGCGKSTFLRCINRMNDLIDAARVEGELRIRGKNVYDDDVDPVALRRRVGMVFQKPNPFPKSIYDNVAYGLEIQDKEGDYDEIVEESLKRAALWDEVKDKLHTSGLDLSGGQQQRLCIARAIATDPEVLLMDEPASALDPVATSKIEDLIDDLAGEYTVVIVTHNMQQAARISDKTAVFLTGGELVEFDDTETVFQNPSSQRVEDYITGKFG, encoded by the coding sequence ATGACTGACGAGACACAGCAGACGGCCGACCCGCGCAGCGAGGAACCGATAGTCGAGACGGACGTGAGCGAGAGCGTCGCGGGGACGGGGCGCGGCGGCCCCACCCGCACCGTCGTCGAGGCGCGCGACGTGGACGTCTACTACAACGACGTGCAGGCCCTCGACGGCATCTCGCTCGCCATCCCCGAGAACCGCGTCACCGCGATGATCGGTCCCTCGGGGTGCGGCAAGTCCACCTTCCTGCGGTGTATCAACCGGATGAACGACCTCATCGACGCCGCGCGCGTCGAGGGGGAACTCCGCATCCGCGGGAAGAACGTCTACGACGACGACGTGGACCCCGTCGCGCTCCGCCGGCGGGTCGGTATGGTGTTCCAGAAGCCGAACCCCTTCCCGAAGTCCATCTACGACAACGTCGCCTACGGGCTGGAGATACAGGACAAGGAGGGCGACTACGACGAGATCGTCGAGGAGTCGCTCAAGCGGGCCGCGCTGTGGGACGAGGTGAAGGACAAGCTCCACACCTCCGGGCTCGACCTCTCCGGGGGCCAACAACAGCGGCTCTGCATCGCGCGGGCCATCGCCACCGACCCGGAGGTCCTGCTGATGGACGAGCCGGCCAGCGCGCTCGACCCCGTCGCCACCTCGAAAATAGAAGACCTCATCGACGACCTCGCCGGCGAGTACACGGTCGTCATCGTCACGCACAACATGCAGCAGGCCGCGCGCATCTCCGACAAGACCGCGGTGTTCCTGACCGGCGGCGAACTCGTCGAGTTCGACGACACCGAGACGGTGTTCCAGAACCCGAGTTCGCAGCGCGTCGAGGACTACATCACCGGGAAGTTCGGGTGA
- the phoU gene encoding phosphate signaling complex protein PhoU translates to MARKGYQEKLAALREDVLYMSEVVLDRLRTGLSALEEKDDDLAWEVIEGDDEVNELYLELESDCIDLLSLQQPVAGDLRFIAASFKIITDLERVGDLATNLGDYTLDAEQERYPDVDIQAIGDAVIEAIEEAMAAYETKDTDACFAIADHDDDIDAMCERASTTVVRELIETEIDDDTTESEIEDLMADVSRFLLTVRDLERVGDHAVNIAGRTLYMVESDDALIY, encoded by the coding sequence ATGGCACGAAAGGGGTATCAGGAGAAGCTCGCGGCGCTGCGCGAGGACGTCCTCTACATGAGCGAGGTCGTCCTCGACCGGCTCCGTACCGGGCTGTCCGCGCTGGAGGAGAAGGACGACGACCTCGCGTGGGAGGTCATCGAGGGCGACGACGAGGTGAACGAACTGTACCTCGAACTGGAGAGCGACTGTATCGACCTGCTGAGCCTCCAGCAGCCCGTGGCGGGGGACCTGCGCTTCATCGCGGCGTCGTTCAAGATAATCACCGACCTCGAACGGGTCGGCGACCTCGCCACCAACCTCGGCGACTACACCCTCGACGCCGAACAGGAGCGCTACCCGGACGTGGACATCCAGGCCATCGGCGACGCCGTCATCGAGGCCATCGAGGAGGCGATGGCCGCCTACGAGACGAAGGACACGGACGCCTGCTTCGCCATCGCCGACCACGACGACGACATCGACGCCATGTGCGAGCGCGCCTCCACCACCGTCGTGCGCGAACTCATCGAGACGGAGATAGACGACGACACGACGGAGTCGGAGATAGAGGACCTGATGGCCGACGTGTCGCGGTTCCTGCTCACGGTGCGCGACCTCGAACGCGTGGGCGACCACGCGGTCAACATCGCCGGCCGGACCCTCTACATGGTCGAGTCCGACGACGCGCTCATCTACTGA
- a CDS encoding NAD-binding protein has translation MSEDGRRRRLARVLGVRAAMWLPAAVALLSVVTGIVNIGTTDISGLLAPFVPELVQRTAGFTGALTGFLMLGAAYGLRRRLRGAWYLTVLLLPVTALQGLAQTSAYSYPLVVLSVLSLPTVLLNRGVFDRDFDLSTTQLAALAAIIGTQAYGTIGTYVLREEFTNVATVTDAFYFTLVTSSTVGYGDVYPAPASAQARLFTMSVLLLGVASFGVALGTLLTPAIEARLAQALGTMNDSTLDLLEDHVIVVGVSDLTEPVIEELAETAGGPQYVVVTRSPERAQQMRERDIEVITADPSDEEPLLRVGIERARALVAATDDDAQDALAVLTARELNPEINIVAAATERENAKKLRRAGADTVISPAVIGGHLLVQSALGTGDMESIAEMILDVPDEERLEND, from the coding sequence ATGAGCGAGGACGGGCGACGGCGTCGGCTCGCGCGCGTGCTCGGAGTCCGCGCGGCGATGTGGCTCCCGGCCGCCGTCGCGCTGCTGTCGGTCGTCACCGGCATCGTCAACATCGGAACGACGGACATCTCCGGACTGCTCGCGCCCTTCGTCCCCGAACTCGTCCAGCGGACCGCGGGCTTCACCGGCGCGCTCACCGGCTTCCTGATGCTCGGGGCCGCCTACGGCCTCCGGCGACGGCTCCGCGGGGCGTGGTACCTCACGGTCCTGCTGTTGCCCGTCACGGCCCTGCAGGGCCTCGCCCAGACCAGCGCCTACTCGTACCCGCTGGTGGTGCTGTCGGTGCTGTCGCTGCCGACGGTGCTCCTCAACCGCGGTGTGTTCGACCGCGACTTCGACCTCTCGACGACCCAGCTCGCCGCGCTGGCGGCCATCATCGGCACGCAGGCGTACGGGACCATCGGGACGTACGTGCTCCGCGAGGAGTTCACGAACGTCGCCACGGTGACGGACGCGTTCTACTTCACGCTCGTCACCTCCTCGACGGTGGGGTACGGCGACGTCTACCCGGCCCCGGCCTCGGCGCAGGCGCGGCTGTTCACCATGTCGGTCCTGCTGCTCGGCGTCGCCTCCTTCGGTGTGGCGCTGGGGACGCTGCTGACGCCGGCCATCGAGGCGCGGCTCGCACAAGCGCTCGGAACCATGAACGACTCGACACTCGACCTGCTGGAGGACCACGTCATCGTGGTCGGGGTCTCCGACCTCACGGAACCGGTCATCGAAGAACTGGCGGAGACGGCCGGGGGGCCGCAGTACGTCGTCGTCACGCGCTCGCCCGAGCGGGCCCAACAGATGCGCGAGCGCGACATCGAGGTGATAACCGCGGACCCGTCGGACGAGGAGCCGCTGCTCCGCGTCGGCATCGAGCGGGCCCGCGCGCTCGTCGCCGCGACCGACGACGACGCACAGGACGCGCTCGCCGTGCTCACGGCGCGGGAACTCAACCCCGAGATAAACATCGTCGCCGCCGCCACGGAGCGGGAGAACGCCAAGAAGCTCCGCCGGGCGGGCGCCGACACCGTCATCTCCCCGGCCGTCATCGGCGGCCACCTGCTCGTCCAGAGCGCGCTCGGCACGGGCGACATGGAGTCCATCGCCGAGATGATACTCGACGTGCCCGACGAGGAACGGCTGGAGAATGACTGA
- a CDS encoding potassium channel family protein produces the protein MAPLPVEILQGIYLGVLTGILPALVAWAMGFAFKYVTGVSIPGFGVVVMALALAGVNGGLLALTDENILDSATGPVIVTAIVVVLMLSLYAHAKGDAMGAAFPKRLSLSALRERTLSADVVERVGGRGRARVTVVGEVADMEGYPPLTEEIRKGIKEGEWRFPAELPVGELETRFAERLRTEFDLTDVSVALDERANATVAAAPPLSGLSKRIPAGKRAVSVETLVPTGLARGDLVTVTAGEATVEGTVVSARSGAGSEKPAAATDGGEDATEPAPAPATTTGGEGRVTVAVARADAPVLLGTDRARVVVRARGTHREYELVSLLRRAGKRFRKVTVGEDGALTGRTLGDASLREEYGVAVLAVRRPDGWTLAPRGDTTLTAGDELFTVGSRDALDRLAGVTA, from the coding sequence ATGGCACCCCTTCCCGTCGAGATACTCCAGGGGATATACCTCGGCGTTCTCACCGGCATCCTCCCGGCACTCGTCGCGTGGGCGATGGGATTCGCGTTCAAGTACGTCACCGGGGTTTCCATCCCCGGGTTCGGTGTGGTCGTGATGGCGCTCGCGCTCGCGGGCGTCAACGGCGGCCTGCTCGCGCTCACCGACGAGAACATCCTCGACTCCGCGACCGGTCCCGTCATCGTCACCGCCATCGTCGTCGTGTTGATGCTGTCGCTGTACGCCCACGCGAAGGGCGACGCGATGGGCGCGGCGTTCCCGAAACGGCTCTCGCTGTCGGCGCTGCGCGAGCGCACCCTCTCGGCGGACGTGGTCGAGCGCGTCGGCGGGCGCGGTCGGGCCCGCGTCACCGTCGTCGGCGAGGTCGCCGACATGGAGGGGTACCCGCCGCTCACCGAGGAGATACGCAAGGGCATCAAGGAGGGCGAGTGGCGCTTCCCGGCGGAACTCCCGGTCGGCGAACTCGAAACCCGGTTCGCGGAGCGGCTCCGCACCGAGTTCGACCTGACCGACGTGTCCGTGGCCCTCGACGAGCGCGCGAACGCGACGGTCGCGGCCGCGCCGCCGCTGTCGGGGCTCTCGAAGCGCATCCCCGCCGGGAAGCGCGCCGTCTCAGTCGAGACGCTCGTCCCGACGGGGCTCGCGCGCGGCGACCTCGTGACCGTCACGGCCGGCGAGGCGACCGTCGAGGGGACGGTCGTGAGCGCGCGCTCCGGGGCGGGGTCGGAGAAGCCGGCCGCCGCCACCGACGGCGGTGAGGACGCGACCGAGCCGGCACCCGCACCCGCCACGACGACCGGCGGGGAGGGGCGGGTGACGGTGGCCGTCGCGCGGGCGGACGCTCCCGTGCTCCTCGGGACCGACCGCGCTCGCGTCGTCGTCCGGGCACGCGGCACGCACCGCGAGTACGAACTCGTCTCGCTGCTGCGGCGCGCCGGCAAGCGGTTCAGGAAGGTCACCGTCGGCGAGGACGGCGCGCTGACGGGCCGAACCCTCGGCGACGCCTCCCTGCGCGAGGAGTACGGCGTCGCGGTGCTCGCGGTACGCCGACCCGACGGCTGGACGCTCGCGCCGCGGGGCGACACGACGCTGACCGCGGGCGACGAGCTGTTCACGGTCGGGTCGCGGGACGCGCTCGACCGTCTCGCGGGGGTGACGGCGTGA